From Manihot esculenta cultivar AM560-2 chromosome 18, M.esculenta_v8, whole genome shotgun sequence:
aactccccaaaaatcccctaaaacaccttaaaacaatcatagaaaacatgcaaaggaaggctgaacagggcactttcggcggcaggttcgacggccgaaagtccctccagagccgaaactcagccactttcgacggcaccttcggcggccaaaagtcccttccagagacgaaactcatgcatgttcggcggcacctgcggcggccgaaactcccctccggcgccgaaagtccaactttcgggggcagggttcggcagccaaaggcttgcctccacaggcaggttcgacggccgaaagtccttcggctgccgaacctgagttctcccaaggTGGCAGAACttagcctcctcatgcacattttgcctcccaaaccattcaaacatgcatttagctattctacaacatgcatacacaagcaaataagcatataggggtctcaaactaacctaaaccccaacacaaatacatagcaactcatacaacacacattatccataaactcaacattaaccttaACAAaaatcaactaacctaaacatgcatttctaccccataacccctcaaaacttatttaaaacatacaagaaaggtaggatctaagcttacctcttgaagatcgagaggagagacgatcctaacttggagatgggagaaatctagctccttgggtctccaagctccaaaacttgatcttagcttcaaaaatcttcaaaaccaagttaacacttgttaaaacttgaaaggttTGAGGAAAattatcaaaaccaaccatgggaggacAAGGACTCACCGTggaccgaaaataggggagaaaactcgcccattttcggtcatagagccttttataggtggctggctagaccaccttcggaagccaaaggtgactccgaaactctaccatgttcggcggccgaacttggatttccctctatggtcattttcattcaaaactcaatttctttctaagttaaaaccataaaatacataaaaacattttataaaaacatgattttgtccttttagaggttttcgacatccgagattccaccggacggtgggaattccgataccggagtctagccgtgTATTACAttgttcgggagactttaatgatttatgctcgagagataaGAAAGAATGAGGAGTATCTTtaccaaattattttatgtagggtttgattttaaatgattttaaatctttattagactctataactgatatttctgttagatgaatTCGTCGTAATACTACTCTAACGGCTCATATTTTGGCTAGAGAATCTATCAGGCATAATTGTCTCTCTGCTTGGGATGATACCACTCtttgtttgatgaaattttattaatacaattaataatagctttactttcaaaaaaaaaagtatttgatTAAAGATACAaaacatattatttatatttttaaaatataaaaattattttaaatagagaaaattacttttcagtctctgaggtttaacgtaattaatacttctgttcctctattttggcaacccaacacttaagtccctcactttattttctgtccaaattcgtagtccttccgtccaaaatagacGTTTGGGACacatgaattgacaaaattaaccctcactaaacccaaacccaaatgcctattcttctcctcctcctcctcctcctcctcctcctcctcctcctcctcacgtgaattgacaaaattaactctcactaaacccaaacccaaatgcctattcttcttctcctcctccttcttcttcttcgggcGGCTTGCCGACGATGATATGAAAGAAGGGCCACACGGAAATTGGACTGTGAAAGAGAGTTACAGGAGAAGTGTTTTGACTGTGGGAAAATGGATAAGATGGAGAATTTGGTATGTAACAATGATGagggtatttttaaaatttaaaatatttttttatcattttattattaatttaatagaccttaaaaaaattaatttgaatgaaattaaaatttacaaatttaaatatttaattttaaaaataaaaagattgatATATTAAATATGCTAAAATTCAAAGTTAGAATATAATttaacttataatttttattattattttattttaaatgcatattaaaattattgaaaatctatttttaaaatgtgaAAATGATTAATAATGTTCAGTTAAGAAGATGGAATGGAGAAAAAGATAATAACTTAGTAAAGCTTGAAGGGCCAGATCTTAGCTTGGCTCCATCCATCAAAAAGTTTTAGTATTTGAACTGGGCTTGCCCATTTAAACTGACCCATCGTTTAAGATTTTTGCCAGATAATTATAAACTCTCATCTTGATCAACAGCAACAATGAACAATAAGTGTGTTGAATTGAAAGTTTCAGtaagaaataattaaatataacaaAGTACAAATACAAATGACTTAGCTTTGCTTGCTGGCTCCATCTTTTACATTTACTAGCCGCAAACTTCTCTCACATATTGaattttctcttcatcttaatCATATACAGTTAGTGTGTGTGAATCCATTTCTCCAACTACAAACAAAGCAGCTCATTGATTCAAACCAGCACCTTCTACACTTCAAGAATCACTGTTAGAAAAACAACCACCTTTTTGGTTGTTCAAGCTTTGATCCTCCTCAATGCAAGGTAAGCCAATAATCTATACCCCACAAACATCAATAGTAAGACACTGACACAGATTCCAGGGCTAATTTCCCCTCCAACATCTTCTTCCAGGAACTTGCAGCTTGCATTTTCACTGATTCCATGGCGGCTGCAGCCCAACAATGAGGCAAGTTCTTTTCCATCACCATATTGGACATTGATAAGCAGCCTATAGCTGTAATATGTAGTTGAAATGTACTTGATCCAAGCCATGCAAGATGGGACTTTATGCACATAAAATCCTCCTGTTAGAACAAATGCAAGCATTGTTACTGTTACTATTGTTGAAGCTTGCTTAGCATCCATTATAAATGCGCCTAACGCGAGGCCAAGCCCTTGCGAGACGAGCACATAACCGAGCAGAACGAGAAGAGTCAAGAGAAAAGAACCCAGTTCTGGTTTTAGTCCAGCCATCCAATAAGCCATGGTGAGGAAAATAGTGGGGAGAATTAGCTCCATTGGTATGTCGCCGACGATTCGCGACATGAAATAAGAAGAAAGAGTGTACATACCAGAGGCTTTTTCCTTCATGAAGATAACTCTTTCTTGTGGAAAAACAAATACCGAGTTAAAAGAAGGGAAAACTCCCCAGAAGATTGACATGAAGAAAAGTAGACCTAATCGATCTTGAATGTCTCGAAAATCCGAGTGCCACCACATTAGACCAGCTAACAATGCAGCTGTGATTACTTGGAAAACTCTGAGAGTATTGAACGATTCGTGTTTTCGTTCTTTGAGGCTTCTTTGAAGAAGAATGCTGAATTGGTTGAACCAAGTGGCAAAGCCAATTGTGTTGCAGCATCTTCTTCCTTTGGAAGAATGGCTTCCACTTAAACTTGTGTCCTTTATTGAAGTTATGGTTGTCTCCATGCAGGCAGCTTTTACCTTTGGAGCTAAGACACTGTTGTAAGAGGAAATTAAGGATTGCTTTATGTTTGGCTTATCTTTTTCGCTTACACCATCAAGTTGGCAAACACCTGCACAAGTTAATGAAGCAAGAGCCCATTATAAATCTAAGATTGATCAAATACTAACAGAATTCAAACAGAATGAAAGCATTCTTAACTTCAATGCAGAgtgattaatattaaatttttccaTGCTAATCAAACTATACAACACCCATTTGCTAGTTAGGCATTGAAAACATTTTCTAGCTCGGGAAATACGCACTCAAGTGCATACATGGGTCAATATCTTTGGAGATCACAGTACAGTGTtgataaattcattttaaaataatatttgattccCTTGAGAATTTGTGCACATTCCCAAGTAAATGTTTGCTTAAACAACACTATTTGAGCATATAGATTATtcagaaaagaaagcaagaaagatATGAAAAATCCAAACTTGCTGGACCTCAATATAATTCAAGTACACTGTTAGTGACCCAAAAGCAAGAAACAAGAAAAATTTAAGCTGATAGTTCCACATGGAAGGTTGGAGAAGCAAAGCAACCATTCGTGTAATAAAAAGTTGGTTtgcattattaaattaataagcaAAGGATGTAAGAAGAGGACACGGCATTTCTCGAATCTTTACAAAACAGTGAATCAACTGATACGTGTTTAGACAATATATGGTAGAGTGGAGTTGCTTTATTAAGAAGGAAACTCATATTAATTTGTAGAAGATAATCATTCATAAAATATCTCAAGAATATCAACATTAATCTAACGTTTAGCCAATTAGATTCCAAGAAATGACATCTGTAACAGCTCTAGAACTTCATTCGACCAAAAAGGCAATAATAAACaaaagtaattataaaaaaagttaCTATTTCTTCCCtataatttatgaaatttattatttctttaattttaaaaaatacattaaaaatatatttaaaatttaaaaaaaaaattattaatttagcccctttattaattttaataattgagtataatataagatttaaaatactcttatagatattttataaaattgagaaattaactaatgaattttttaatatttaatagataaaattaatggataaattcattaataatttttttaaaatggaagAAAGATGGAAGTGAAAGACTGAAAGTAGAGCACAAGTAATGAGTAGCACAACACAAGCTAAACAAAAGCTAACCAATCTTGGTGGTAAGGTGGGAGTCCACTAAAGTTGGTGCTGCCACTGAGGTTTAGGTCAccacattttttttaataaaagcatttttggaaaaagaaatcaaataaaatccaCAAAGTTCACTTGTTCTACTTTAAGAGAAAGAATTCAAATGAAAAATGTAAAGCATCCTAACACGTGTTGGTCTGAAACAAATCCTGAGTTAAAGATATATTTGGAAAGCTGTCTAAAGAAGACACTTTCAAGATTGCAGCCGCATCAATCTtggaatataaaaataaataatgggaAAGTGAAACAAAAATGTATATGGCCAATGGAATATGGACAAGTAAGTAGTTTTTATGTTGCCCACATGAAAAGATTGAATAGGAAATCACTATTAGCACCACCATTAGGATCATAGAGAAGTTGGCCACTATCTATTATCATCACCAATCACCGTAAAGTCACAAGTCCTATCAATATTTGAAAACACTACAGAAGACATGAATATATAGCTTAAGTTCATACGTAAGATTTGAACTTAATACTATGGATTAAGAGAGAATGGAGACAGAAAGAAATTGTAACTAAGTGGGAATAGTGTAGGAATCTAACTTGATTAATTAACTGACCAAAAACTAATCAAGAAGATAATCATCAATTTGTGTTCTTCCAAATTGATATGGCAATGAAAAATGATCTACTTCAAAAAGGATAGATACATGTACTGCCTAGCTAGGATAGCACCCAGATTTTGATGCATACTTGAGCACTGAAAATTTATGAATACATACAGACTGTGACAAATAAAATAACACCACATGATGacacaccaaaaaaaaaaatttggatAAGCATGGAgacaattttcttttttgaaaaataaaaaataataccaATTAGCGGCCCATCTATCTATTAATAGGCAATTAGgtataaagaaataaaagacaACGTGGAGACAAAGCTAATTGACAGACCAATGCTCTTTGAGCAATTACATTAGTTAAAGATGGTTTCTAACGTGATCAATGTCGTCATGGAATTAATACTTTCTCAAATTACCATCATGGTGTCcaagaatttttctttaaaaaaaaaaaataaagggaacAAAGTTAAAGGATCCAACGGTTACCTACCTTCCCATGTTTAGTGTTCAAGAAAGCTACACATCTATTACCT
This genomic window contains:
- the LOC110607030 gene encoding ABC transporter G family member 25; translated protein: MPTESTTHGDSLDGSDQASDFPRDPRDLPSLMLSSSYPITLRFVDVCYWFKIEKTQKGGSSNIRRIFGHGANHDSNQTPMATIKERTILNGITGMVSPGEILAILGPSGSGKSTLLNALAGRLQGHGLTGTILANNKKLCKHTLKRTGFVTQDDVLYPHLTVRETLIFCSLLRLPKSLSKKEKTTVAESVISELGLTKCENTIIGNSFVRGVSGGERKRVSIAHEMLINPSLLILDEPTSGLDSTAAHRLIMTLVSLAQKGKTIITSIHQPSSRVYQMFNSVLVLSEGRCLYFGKGSESMAYFESVGFSPSFPMNPADFLLDLANGVCQLDGVSEKDKPNIKQSLISSYNSVLAPKVKAACMETTITSIKDTSLSGSHSSKGRRCCNTIGFATWFNQFSILLQRSLKERKHESFNTLRVFQVITAALLAGLMWWHSDFRDIQDRLGLLFFMSIFWGVFPSFNSVFVFPQERVIFMKEKASGMYTLSSYFMSRIVGDIPMELILPTIFLTMAYWMAGLKPELGSFLLTLLVLLGYVLVSQGLGLALGAFIMDAKQASTIVTVTMLAFVLTGGFYVHKVPSCMAWIKYISTTYYSYRLLINVQYGDGKELASLLGCSRHGISENASCKFLEEDVGGEISPGICVSVLLLMFVGYRLLAYLALRRIKA